Proteins from a genomic interval of Gossypium hirsutum isolate 1008001.06 chromosome A09, Gossypium_hirsutum_v2.1, whole genome shotgun sequence:
- the LOC107959110 gene encoding uncharacterized protein, which yields MFSSHREGGQARGGNVLGHGRGALGRGAGYTELFRDVPLDIQGVVLLADLIELPFGEFDLILGMDRLVKHWKLVCKGCEVFLAYVSVSDVGDSSVRNIRTVNDFSDVFPEELLGLPPEREVEFRIELLPGTAPVSIVPYRMASKELVDLRPRFKMFIDDILVHSKTEDEHDEHLWVVLQIFRKKQLYAKFSKCDFWLYEVMFPGHVVSVEGIRVDPQKIKTDEQQGSFEKLKKVLIEAPILIQSVSGKEFTIYSDASHANVVADALSRRAMTNLRVMFERLSLFDDSSLLAKLQVKPVWIEQIKNKQLEDESLGLWFRQIENGNTVDFGLNNERDYLPLIEFAYNNSYWSSMQMALYEALYGRRCRTPSCWTELDEQCILGPELVSDTEVQVSPWKKVLRFGHKGKLELPLKLEWIHDVFHVSMLRLYRSDPTHVVPIKENEVRPDLTFTEEPVQILDREVKVLRRKSIPLVKVLWRNHSSEEYAWEPEEAIRQ from the exons AtgttcagcagccaccgagagggtggtcaggctaggggtggtaatgttTTGGGTCATGGTCGCGGAGCgctgggcagaggtgctggttatACTGAG TTATTTAGAGATGTTCCCTTGGATATACAAGGAGTTGTCCTTTTGGCCGATCTTATAGAGCTGCCTTTCGGGGAATTCGACTTAATATTGGGCATGGATAGGCTAGTTAAACATTGG AAGTTAGTTTGCAAGGGTTGTGAGGTGTTTTTGGCCTATGTCAGTGTTTCAGATGTTGGTGACTCTTCGGTAAGGAATATCAGGACTGTTAATGATTTTTCAGACGtctttcctgaagaattactagGGTTACCTCCAGAACGTGAAGTAGAGTTTAGGATTGAGCTCCTTCCTGGTACGGCTCCGGTGTCCATCGTCCCTTACAGAATGGCATCGAAAGAGCTTGTGGACTTAAGACCTAGATTCAAGA TGTTTATCGATGACATACTAGTGCATTCGAAAACTGAAGAcgaacatgatgaacatctttgGGTGGTTCTACAAATCTTCAGAaagaaacaactgtatgccaagttcagcaagtgtgattTCTGGTTATATGAGGTAATGTTTcctggtcatgtggtatctgtggaggggattagggttgatcctcagaaAATTAAG ACTGATGAGCAACAAgggagctttgagaagctcaagaaagtTTTGATTGAGGCTCCTATCTTGATTCAGTCGGTGTCTGGGAAAGAATTTactatttacagtgatgcatcacat gccaatgtggtggccgatgcactGAGTCGTAGGGCTATGACTAATCTGAGAGTAATGTTTGAACGTCTCAGCCTATTCGATGATAGTAGTTTGTTGGCAAAGCTCCAAGTTAAACCAGTGTGGATTGAGCAAATTAAGAATaaacagttggaagatgagtcattGGGTCTTTGGTTCCGTCAGATCGAGAATGGTAATACTGTGGATTTTGGGCTGAACAATGAAAGG GATTACTTGCCACTAAtagagtttgcttacaacaatagctactGGTCTAGCATGCAAATGGCACTATACGAAGCACTATATGGTCGCAGGTGTCGCActccttcatgttggactgagttggatGAGCAGTGTATTTTAGGTCCTGAGCTAGTATCTGATACTGAGGTTCAG gtctcgccatggaagaaagtgCTGAGATTTGGGCATAAAGGCAAGTTAGAGCTACCTCTGAAATTAGAgtggattcatgatgtgtttcacgtctcgatgCTGAGACTCTATCGCTCTGATCCTACGCATGTGGTACCGATTAAGGAGAATGAAGTTAGACCAGATCTGACTTTCACGGAGGAACCAGTCCAAATCTTGGACCGAGAGGTGAAAGTCTTGAGAAGGAAATCAATccctttagtgaaagttctttggcggAATCACAGTTCTGAGGAGTAtgcgtgggaacccgaggaggcgaTAAGACAATAA